In a single window of the Nilaparvata lugens isolate BPH chromosome 1, ASM1435652v1, whole genome shotgun sequence genome:
- the LOC120351528 gene encoding uncharacterized protein LOC120351528, with product MPAYKLKTYISNRVTQILELTSPENWFHVPTESNPADSASRGLAAQDIVENSLWWNGPPSYHVQFKDLPISRVDKIVDESELKPPVSILTTTVVNKPHALECFEKYSNIHKATRVFAYVLQFIENCKLKKVREHNLRSHTALRARAAPPPPSVAECRSALLCIVMLTQAFYFAETLKLLSKGETPPQELLSISPFVDSSGLLRVGGRLRNSSLPYDSRHPLLLPKLSHLSTLICDQTHRDNLHVGPHTTQSLVARKYWIISARNLIRSRLHHCVRCTRMRAQPQQPIMSDLPHFRVNASSVFVHVGVDFAGPFNMKCSSLKKPRVYKGYLALFICLAVKAVHLEYVSELTTESFLAAFDRFASRRGLPSHVYSDNGLNFVGAAKKLSDISKFLADSKTDIFNALVQREVTWHFNPPSAPNFGGIWEANIKSAKTLLKIQIGDNPITMEEYFTVFSRIESIMNSRPLLERSQDPNETSPLLTPGHFLIGRPLLQAVEIPLDTTTPVRQRWTHLRRIVQTFWNLWSTEYLL from the coding sequence ATGCCAGCTTACAAGCTCAAGACTTATATAAGCAATCGAGTTACACAAATACTCGAATTAACCTCTCCAGAAAACTGGTTTCATGTACCTACAGAATCGAACCCAGCTGATTCAGCCTCAAGAGGGCTTGCTGCACAAGATATTGTTGAAAACTCACTCTGGTGGAACGGACCTCCATCTTACCATGTCCAATTCAAGGATTTGCCAATCTCAAGGGTCGACAAAATTGTCGATGAGTCTGAACTGAAGCCACCAGTGTCAATTCTCACTACTACTGTAGTAAATAAACCACACGCTCTTGAATGTTTCGAGAAATACTCCAATATACACAAGGCAACACGTGTATTTGCCTATGTGTTGCAATTCATAGAAAATTGTAAGCTGAAAAAAGTAAGGGAACACAATCTTCGCAGCCATACAGCACTACGCGCTCGCGCTGCTCCACCTCCACCGTCTGTTGCCGAGTGTCGTTCGGCTCTCTTGTGTATCGTGATGTTGACACAGGCCTTCTATTTTGCGGAAACATTGAAGCTTCTCAGCAAGGGAGAAACTCCACCTCAAGAACTGCTCTCTATTTCGCCTTTCGTCGATTCTTCCGGTCTTCTCAGGGTGGGCGGACGCCTCCGCAACTCCAGCCTTCCGTATGACAGCCGTCATCCACTGTTGTTGCCAAAGTTATCTCATTTAAGCACTCTGATTTGTGATCAGACTCACAGAGATAATCTTCACGTCGGACCTCACACAACTCAGTCTCTAGTGGCTCGCAAATATTGGATTATATCAGCGCGCAACCTCATAAGGAGCAGATTGCATCATTGTGTCCGTTGTACTCGCATGCGAGCTCAACCTCAGCAGCCGATCATGTCGGATCTTCCCCATTTTCGTGTGAACGCCTCATCTGTATTCGTCCATGTAGGAGTTGACTTCGCTGGCCCCTTCAATATGAAGTGCAGCTCACTCAAAAAACCGAGAGTGTATAAGGGCTATCTTGCATTGTTCATATGCTTAGCGGTGAAAGCTGTTCATTTGGAATATGTATCGGAGCTGACCACTGAATCGTTTCTTGCCGCTTTCGATAGATTCGCATCCCGTAGAGGCCTACCTTCTCACGTATACTCTGACAACGGATTGAACTTCGTTGGAGCTGCTAAAAAATTATCAGATATCTCGAAATTCTTGGCTGACAGTAAGACTGACATTTTTAATGCTCTTGTACAACGTGAAGTAACCTGGCACTTCAATCCACCTAGTGCACCCAATTTCGGCGGTATTTGGGAAGCAAATATTAAATCAGCGAAAACactgttgaaaattcaaattggtGATAATCCAATAACAATGGAGGAATATTTCACAGTGTTCTCTCgtattgaatcaattatgaaTAGTCGTCCTCTATTGGAGCGTTCACAGGACCCCAACGAGACTTCACCTCTGCTGACACCCGGTCACTTTCTTATCGGCCGACCGTTGCTACAAGCTGTGGAGATCCCGCTGGATACTACCACCCCCGTACGGCAGCGATGGACTCATCTACGCCGAATTGTGCAGACGTTTTGGAATCTATGGAGTACAGAAtatctattgtaa